A stretch of Amycolatopsis balhimycina FH 1894 DNA encodes these proteins:
- a CDS encoding NIPSNAP family protein — protein sequence MTFTDFETVVELRRYTLHPGRRDELIELFEREFVEPQEAAGAHLFGLFRSRAAPDEFVWLRGFRSLAERKAALEEFYSGPVWRRFRDTANATMIGSDNVLLLRPVRSGLASPPPGAGVYVTVSSLSPPPESAFAAFETEPSPNNFPQLPVRTDGPFSVWFSREPGGLELAPTARSLIR from the coding sequence ATGACGTTCACCGATTTCGAAACCGTGGTGGAGCTGCGGCGCTACACACTGCACCCGGGCCGGCGCGACGAGCTGATCGAGCTGTTCGAGCGCGAGTTCGTCGAGCCGCAGGAGGCGGCGGGCGCGCACCTGTTCGGGCTGTTCCGGTCCCGGGCGGCGCCGGACGAGTTCGTCTGGCTGAGGGGTTTCCGGTCCCTCGCGGAACGCAAGGCGGCCCTGGAGGAGTTCTACTCCGGCCCGGTGTGGCGCCGTTTCCGGGACACGGCGAACGCGACGATGATCGGCTCGGACAACGTCCTGCTGCTGCGCCCGGTCCGGAGCGGGCTCGCTTCGCCACCTCCAGGCGCGGGCGTGTACGTGACGGTTTCTTCTCTGTCGCCCCCGCCGGAGTCGGCGTTCGCGGCGTTCGAGACCGAGCCATCTCCGAACAACTTCCCGCAGCTGCCGGTCCGGACGGACGGCCCGTTCTCGGTGTGGTTCAGCCGTGAGCCGGGCGGGTTGGAGCTGGCGCCGACCGCGCGGTCACT